The sequence below is a genomic window from Lolium perenne isolate Kyuss_39 chromosome 4, Kyuss_2.0, whole genome shotgun sequence.
GTTTCGCATTCCAAATCCACCCTCTTTTCGTGAGTGATTTGGGATGGATGGCCACAATCCACACAAAGCCTTCCCTGATAACCAAAAGACAGGGCAACTGATTGATGCCATATACTAAAGTGTGGAAAAGAGGCGTCCAATGAGGAGATGTGTCATGCTGTAACCTCTTGGCAGAAGAAAACAAACTGATACGAGGAACAATGGCGTGACCTACCATGCACTACTGACGCAAATGATCATAGTAAAATGATGACGTGATGAGTTCTTTGGCAGTAAGGGAGTCGATACTTACTATAGATATTTTCAAGTATTTTCATCACTCACAATGAGTGGAGCCAAGGAGGTCCTTTTCTGGTGGAAACATACTCTTGTTTGTTTCTGAGATACTAGAGTCAACCGAAACAAATCACAGATTTTAGTTGACCCAATTTGTAGACAAAAATAGAGCCCGTGATGCGTTCGGTGATATTGATGCTGACCAGTTCATCAACAAACTTATTAGCGGTGTGTCCTCGCTCATGTGTCACTTCTATCCGTCCAAGGGAAATGAGATTTGACTGAGGCAATCAAAACCTATATTAATTTGCTACAACTTGGGTTGGAAACACACCGAAGGATTATTATTTTTTAATTCAAGCTACCACTGTTTTTTTAATGCTCTGTATGATGTCCTAAGTTCACTTCGGTTCCTGCCCTGGGAAGTAGATGAATCTAAAAAAGCTCTTAACCTACAAGAAAATCAACCATATTGCTGACGGAACTTCTTTCATCGATAGGAACCAGTCTATCTCAGGCATGCCAGAAAATTACATCTCCAAAAGGAATACTCTAACGATCAAAATAGTTTggttttctaaagaaccacataTACAATGGTTAGTACAATCAGATCTAGGCCTTTTTAGTTCACAAGATTTAAAAAACGCAAGCATAGTAAAAACATAGCAATTACATGTCATGGTATGTTAAATCCTATGCCAACATAATTATGTGTAACACATGTTGCAtgggtgcgccacaaaaaagcTTATGCTTTTTTTGAAGGGTTAGCTGTATGACATACCATGAGGCTGGATTCAACTAGATTTTCCTACAGAATTACATGTAACACAGATAGTAGGAAAAATCCTAAGGTTCAAATCTTACATACCTCATAATTTTCATAGAGCTCTGAAGAAACAAATTCATAAAGTACGAATGAAAATCCTTAAGACCaaagagagatcaactcaaatacACGTAGTAGCGCAAGATTCTACATGACATGCGTGAAGAGTGTTAGCATCATGCCAGCGCTACGCAAACAATGTTTGTTACCTGAGTCATGTCTTGTCTTTTACGCTGGTGAGATGCGGAGGTCTATATGATGTACTATCTCTATATGTAAAATTGTCAGTACATGACTGATTCCAATAGCAAatctgtttcttttttttttttctccACAAAAATCTTACACTGCAAATCTATTTGTTGTTATCCTCTCCATATATATGGTACTCCTGGATCTACTATTCCTCCATTTCTTGAGCTATGGTGCCATGGTGGTGTGTGTAGATAACACAATAAGCATGACCTACGACACTAAATAATGCCTCTCATGATTCAAGAATCGGTGTATTGTTGATTCACCAACAATAATTCCATCTACTAGTATATATATTTTTGCTAACCCTGATTGCAACAATAATTCCATCTAGTAGTATCTATTTTTTTGCTAACCCTGATTGCAACAATTATTCCATCTACTAGTATTTCTTAACTGAAAATTCCAGCTTTTACCCCCTAGTTCGATAATTTTGACGTTAATTACCCCATAAGCAAATTTCTATCCTAATTACTCCATTTCGTAAAAGTTGTTACCAATTTTTGTTACGGAGCTGTGTTGTCATTTGTAGATAGAACAAGCATGATCTACTACACTGGTTAATGCTTCTCATGATTCAAGCATGAGCACGTCGCTGAATCACCAAACATACTTATAGCATGACCAAGATCGAACACCAGTTAATCATGATGGTCATTAGGATCAGGATGAATTGATACTATAGTCTGGAATGAAGGAACTAGAGCACATCATACATATGACTGGATTTTACCTATTATTATGTATGCCTTCTCTCTATATATTCTTATAAGTTCACTGTGGTTCCTGCAATGTGCAATCAGAAGCAGATGAAAGCCCAGAAGAAAAACTGGACTAGTGTATTTGAGATGTTAGAGCAAACCAAACCAAATACTACACCATTTTACATGTATGTTCCTTGACACAAGATAAGCTTTAGATTATAGCTCTTACCTTGGCCCCTCTTTGTTTATCATCCAAACTTTTCACACGATCCAACAAGTGGTGTCACTTCCGGCCATGCTTTTGGCTTTGTAAAATTGTGTTTCCTGGATACTAATTCTGTTCTGACCTTAGCTTCCTGCCTTCCACTAGGTTATGTATGCTTACAAGATTTagttcttctttattattttgacTGAATTACGACACGATTGATCAATGACTACATAGATTGAGATATGCTAATCATATGTATGCTGGTTGCATTTTCTCCAGATGAAACAGCTGACGAAGCTGATATGTAAATGTGATCATCATAACGGTATGAACTACTTTGCATAGCCATATTCTCTGCGAGAAAATCAGAGAGTGTTGCATTTTGGTTGAGATGAACTGACCAAACTGAAATGCAGTCGCATGTCTTTTCCCACGAAAAATTAGAGCCTTGTTTCATATCAGAACTACTGGCATTGCATTCCTGTACCTAATGAGCTCACACTCATATCCTCAAATGAGACAAATGTTGGAACTCGACATTCGGAGTTTGCAAACAAATGGATTATAAGAAGATATATAAGTAATCTTGAAGAGTTGCGGGTAAACAATTTAATTTCAGATTGCTTTGATACTTCTTGGCAAGATTATGAAGGCTAGAATGAAGCTCTCAGACAAGTAGATGACTAACTCAGCGCTGAAAAATTGCTAGTCCCTACTGATCATATGCACATGTCAATTAGGAAACAATAAAGGTCAATGTTAAGAAAGTTATGGGCAAGGATTGGGAAATCTTGCATGGACATCATTGATCTCTACAACAATTTCCTCACAAAGATGAATCTTCGTTGACTGGAGAACTTCATCAAGCTGCCATAATTTAGTTGCACCAAAAACAGCTGATCCAACAAGGGGGTGTCTCAGTACAAATGCTGAAAGTATGAACATGAGAAGCATGGGATCGATTACACAGTAAGAGTGCAAATTTATGTAGAACAAAAAAAGAGAGGTAACATACCAATAGCTAGCATTGCTGGAGAAATGTCATACTTCGCAGAAATTCTTTTGTATTCCTGAAGCAATTTATAACAACTATGTATAAGAACTAACGATGAGGTTTCACACAATGTATGTATTATTAGCACACCTTCACTGCTGATTCCAGTTTGGGATTTTGAAGATTGTATCGGGATTCACCTTCAGAGTACCTCCCTATAAATCAGGAGAAACAGCAATGATGCAGGGACAGAATCAAATAGAAGGGACTGCGGAACCTGACTATGAACCCATTTAAAATGTACAGCTTGCACCTTTGAAAAGATTCATTCGTGCATCTGGCGGACCGTTATCATCGGGTGAGTGATACTTCCCTGAAAGTATACCCATTGCCATTGGGCTGTAGGCCAGCAAATTGATTCTGCAAATATGATGGTTTAAAAAGGCAGTTCAGTGACAGCTTGTATAAAGGAACTACAGACTGAGATCGCAATAGTTTTCACCCAGAAATGTATCTAACTGAAGATTACAGGGCTCTAATCTAGATACCTCTCCTGATGGCAGCATTCTGACAATCCAGCATCAAAATTTCGACACATCAAGTTGTATGAGTTCTGCGAAAGCGTAGGAGAAGTATGAAGTGTTATCTGGTACTGGAAATCTGGAAGAATATAGATCGAGATAATTATAACAAGAATCGACTGCTTTACTTGAACTGTTATTATCTTTGAGCGCAACTGGAAATCCCTACTCAGTTCAAGGAACTTCATCAATCCATATGGTGTTTCATTGCTAAGGCCAATGTATCTGATCTATACCATCAAGGAATGAGTTGCCAAGAAGAAAATACAACATCTCGGATGAATAGGAAAAATGTCACACTAACAACAACCCCGCATAGTACCTTGCCAGCATCTATGCCTTTTCCAAGAGCCTCTAGCTGTTCTTCCATCGGTACATATGCGTACTGGCGGCTTGGGTCGTAATCTGTCTCTCCAAACATCGGAACATAACTGCAAGTTCAGCATGCCTTGTTTTCAGACTCGAGGTGCACATGATACAAGAAAGAAACATGGCATTACTACTACATGTATAAAATGGTGTTATTTTACAGACCGGTCAGGCCAATGTATCTGGTAAAGGTCGATGTAATCTACACCCAGCCTGCACAAACTGCAACAAAGATGACAAAATGAGAGCATAAGATGCATTCAGACAGCATGAGCTAAAATACCACTTGTTTAACTAAGCAAACATACTCGAGAACCTGCATTGTGTTAGATAATCATTCAGAAGAAAGGACTAACTGCTGTAATTAGCACAAAATGATAAAAGCATGCTGCAAGCCAATCCAACAGAGTTTGCAACAAGAAACAGTTTATACCAACTGACCAACCTGCTATCGATTGCCTCagtgatgttccgggaatcaagagCCGCCGGCCCTCCACGGATCCACGTCATCTGACCAGATGGCCCAGCAACCTGTCACCTACCAATGCAGCATCTCAACATAGCGATAAATTGAAATTCAGTTCAGTGGTGTTCTTGCTTCATAATGAAAAAATCTCAGTGGTCGTGCTAGTTACTTTCTACAAGGGGGCATATTGACTGTTGACGAAAAGGTGACCTTGGTGGCGAGCACCACGCTGTCGCGGGGGACCCTCCGGGCTCGCAGCCAACGGCCGACGAGCTCCTCGCTGCGCCCGTGCGTCTCCCTGCGCTGCGGCACTGGGTACCTGCTTTGCAATTTCGCAATGGGGTTTTACTTGAGCGGTTGAGGTGTTTCTGGGAGGGGCGTGGGATGATAAAAGAACGAGGCGCACATCTCGGCGGAGTCGAAGAAGTTGACGCCGGCGTCGAAGGCGGCGTCGAGGAGGCGGAGCGATTCCGGCGGCCCGCTCTGCTCCCCCATCGTCATGGTCCCTGCGACGAAATCTAGTCAGCACAGAACCATTGGTCGAAGGAGGAGATACATGATGGATGTGGCATGTGGGGGCGAACCAAAGCAGAGGCGTGAGACGGGCGGCAGGTCAGGGGCGAGATGAAAAGTGGGCATCGCCATGGCCGCCCTCTTCTCTCTCTCGCCGAGAATCTCTGTTGCTGGCTGTCCCCTATCTCTTTGCCTTCAGAAATGATGGCAAGCGCTCTTAtcttaattttttttaaatagaggccctccggtccagctttatatataaagccacaCATGGAAATCAAGGTTCCATACAACTCCACCCACACACATATATCAACATAGGTTCACATACAAGTTCATACAAAGCTCCCAGCTCCTCAAGGCATGACCTAGCACACACACCATGGACCTCCGGACAACACCAAAGCTCCGCCGTAGATGATCAAGATCGAGGTGTTGTCTTCATGCCTGCTCAGACTGCGTCCGCGCGTAGAGCCTCCTGACGTCGCCCACCGCCAAGTCCAGCAAGTTCCTGTCGCTCtgtctgaccagaaccctccaaCACTGCATATGTATAGATATTTGATAGAAAACGTCAGCCGGGTTGCTGATCAGCTTTCCCTCTATTGCTAGCTTATTTCGAATGTTCCATAGCGTCTAGCATTGCACCGCAAACGTGAATCAAGCTAGCCTAGAGGGGGTTATTCAAGCCCTGGGTAAGTGCAATGAACTCCCCGACCCATCCCTCACCCCGCCCACATCAATCTCGCGGTTAGGCAGGTGAAGAAAATGTGGTTGCAGTCCTCCCAAGCACCGCAGAGCGCACACATCCCGTTAGATGGACCATGTCGCATAAGAAGCTGGTCCCCCGAGGGCAGCCGACCCCGAATCAGTTGCCAGAGGAACAcctttatctttggtggaactctgGTCCGCCAAACGTCCTTGAACGATGCGGTTACCGCCCCTAGGAAATGCCTGATGGTTCCAAGGCCCAAGAAACCTCGTCGTCCGCCGGGTTAGTGGGAAGCCCATGTACTTCCCTGCAGAGGTAATAAGTACTAGCTAAGTGCCCGCGCGTTGTTGCGTCTCTCCGAGACATTGTTGTTTCTCCTGCCTCCTTAGGCGGTATTCGCTTTCGCGTCTGCACCgtagccttcgccatcaatgacGCCGTTTTCTCTTCTGGACACGCAATGGCAGGCGGCGGTTGGACTTCCGCACTACAATCAATTGCATCGTGCCCCGCGCGTGCTCCCAGCCTTTATAAggttgatggcgcgtgatgcacacgtccgttgggaactccaagaggaaggtgtgatgcgcacaacatcAAGTTTTCCATCAGAAAGAagccaaggttatcgaactagtaggagatgaaggtcacgtgaaggttgttggtgaaggagtgtagtgcggcgcaacaccagggattccggcgccaacgtgaaacctgcacaacacaatcaaaatactttgccccaacttaacagtgaggttgtcaatctcaccggcttgctctaaaaaaggattaaacgtatggtgtggagaatgatgtttgcttgcaaagaacaacagagaacaatgattgcagtagattgtatttcagatgtaaaagaatggaccggggtctacagttcactagtggtgtctctccaataagataaatagcatgttgggtgaacaaattacagttggaaaaTTGACAAACAGAGAGGGCATAGaattgcacatacatatcatgatgactaatatgagatttacttagggcattacgacaaattacatagatcgctatccagcatgcatctatgcctaaaaagtccaccttcgggttagcatccgcaccccttccagtattaagttgcaaacaacagaaaattgcattaagtactgtgcgtaatgtaaacaatacaaatatccttagacaaagcatcgttgttttatccctagtggcaacaacacatccataaccttagaactttctcacatcgtcctgcattcaatggaggcatgaacccactatcgagcataaatactccctcttggagtcacaagtatcaacttggccagagcctctactagcaacggagagcatgcaagatcataaacaacacatatatgatagatcaataatcaacttgacatagtattccatattcatcggatcccaacaaacacaacatgtagcattacaaatagatgatcttgatcatgataggaagctcacaagatctaaacatgatagcacaagaggagaagacaaccatctagctactgctatggacccatagtccaaggatgaactactcacgcatcagtccggaggcgggcatggtgatatagagccctccggtgatgattcccctctccggcagggtgccggaggcgatctcctgaatcccccgatatgggattggcggcggcggcgtctctggaacttttctcgtatcgtggctctcggtactagggttttcgcgacggagagaatatatatgcgaaggggcagagtcgggggacgctcgaggggcccaccccatagggcggcacggccaggggtggggccgcgcccccctagggtctgtccgcctcgacgcccctcttcgtctcctcttcggacttctgaaaggctccgtggaaaataagaccgtgggcttttgtttcgtccaattccgagaatatttcctgtgtaggatttctgaaaccaaaaacagcagaaaacaggaactggcgcttcggcatcttgttaataggttagtgccggaaaatgcatcaaaatgatataaagtgtatataaaacatgtgagtattatcataaaactagcatggaacacaagaaattatatatacgtttgagacgtatcaagcatccccaagcttagttcctactcgccctcgagtaggtaaacgataacaaggataatttctgaagtgccatgctactatcataatcttgatcaatactattgtaaggcatatgagatgaatgaagtgattcaaagcaatggtaaagataatgactaaacaactgaatcatatagcaaagacttttcatgaatagtaatttcaagacaagcatcaataagtcttgcataagagttaactcataaagcaataaattcttaatagaaggttttgaagcaacacaaaggaagatataagtttcagcagttgctttcaacttcaacatgtatatttcatggataattgtcaacacaaagtaatatgatgagtgcaaataagcaagtatgtaggaatcaatgcacacagttgacaccagTGTTtggttctaagatggaaagaagtaggtaaactgactcaacataaagtaaaagaaaggcccttcgcagagtgaagcagggattacttatgtgctagagctttttattttgaaaacgtggaaacaattttgtcaacggtagtaataattcatatgtgttatgcataagacatcctataagttgcaagcctcatgcatcgaataccaatagtgctcgcaccttgtcctaattagctcggatttccatggattatcattgcattacatatgtttcaaccaagtgtcacaaaggggtacctccatgccacctgtacaaaggtccaaggagatagatcgcattttatttcccgtttttgataaatctcaacttgaggacatccataccgggacaacatagaaaacagataatggactcctctttaatgcttaagcattcaacaacacataatattctcataagagattgaggattaatgtccaagctgaaacttccaccatgatacatggcttttgttggcggcccaatgttcttctctaacaatatgcatactcaaaccattcaactcatggcaaatcacccttacttcagacaagacgaacatgcatagaaactcacatgatattcaacaaaagtgtaatagttgatggcgtccccagaaacatggttaccgctcaacaagcaacttataggaaataagatacataagcgacatattctttaccataatagtttttaagctactttcccatgagctatatattgcaaagacaaggaatgaaattttaaaggtagcacgcaagcaatttactttggaatggcagagaaataccacatagtaggtagttatggtggacacaaatggcataagttttggctcaaggttttggatgcacgagaagcattccctctcagtacaaggctttggctagcaaggttgtttgaagcaaacagaagtatgaaccggtacaacaaaacttacataagaacatattgcaagcattataagactctacactgtcttccttgttgttcaaacacttttaccagaaaatatctagactttagagagaccaatcatgcaaaccaaatttcaacaagctctacatcaattctccactaataggttcaaactacatgatgtaagagcttaaacatgatctgtttgagagctcaaacaattgccaagtatcaaattattcaagaccatataccaattaccacatgaagcattttctgtttccaaccaaatagcgataaacgaagcagttttcaaccttcgccatgaacattaaaattaaagctaagaacaccagtgttcatatgaacaagcggagcgtgtctctctcccacacaatgaatgctagggtccgaatttattcaaacacaaacaaaaataaaaacatacagacgctccaagtaaagcacataagatgtgacggaataaaaatatagtttcactagaggtgacctgataagttgttgatgaagaaggggatgccttgagcatccccaagcttagatgcttgagtcttcttgaaatatgcagggatgaaccacgggggcatccccaagcttagacttttcactcttcttgatcgtattatatcatcatcctctcttgactcttgaaaaactttctccacaccaaactcaaaacaatctcattagagggttagtgcataatcaaaaattcacatgttcagagagtacACAATAAtttctaacacttctggacattacccaaagctactgaaagttaatggagcaaagaaatccactcaacacagtaaaagaggcaatgcgaaataaaaggcagaatctgtcaaaacagaacagtccgtaaagacgattttttttcgatgcacttaacatgctcagatgaagaagctcaaattgaatgaaagttgcgtacatatctgcggatcactcatgaattttcgcagatttttctgagtttcctacagagagacctactaaaattagtgacagctagaaatctatttctgcgcagaaatccaaatctagtatcaaccttactatcaaaggctttacttggcacaacaatgcaataaagtaaagataaggagaggttgctactgtagtaacaacttccaagacacaaatataaaacaaaaattgcagaagtaaaataatggttgtctcccataagcgctttttttaacgcctttcagctaggcgcagaaagtgtaaatcaagtattatcaagagatgaagcatcaacataggagttgggagttttctcaacaattcattgtatcttatctatgtaagtttcagaggctcctctttcattacttttaggcttactgtcctcctcaaacaaattttcaggaacaatccaatcgaaattcttttctagtgcctcatgcattcctaagagtttataaggtattggtactttaatatccccctcacaattgactttattagtgtactttagtctagctttttccattttttcaaaggtatttgcaaaattggaataaaagccaagcatcttatgttgaataaagacttttctagcttctctagctacatcaccaaattctttaagaagggtttgtaaaacaaaatctctcttttctcctacTTCCATataagagagtgtaagaaacatatgttgcattatagggttaagattaacaaatctagcttccaacatgtgtactaaagaggcagtagcaatttcataagtaggagcaagttctaccaagtgtctatcttcaaaatctttaactgtactaacatgagtgaaaaattcttctatattatctcttccaatgatagacccatgccctactgatatatctttcaaagtgaacttagggggaaacatgatgaaataaacaaaaggttaataaagtaaatgcaagtaactttttttgtgtttttgatataaagaaaacaaacaaaatagaaaataaaataaagtaaagcaagacaataaacaaagtaaagagattggatgtgggagatgctGCGCGTAgtcgacgtatgtctttccgttcaacacacgtccgttgggaaccccaagaggaaggtgtgatgcgtacaacagtaagtttcccctcagtaagaaaccaaggtttatcgaaccagtaggagccaaggagcacgtcgaaggttgatggcggcggagtgtagtgcggcgcaacaccagggattccggcgccaacatggaacctgcacaacacaaccaaattactttgccccaacgtgacagtgaggttgtcaatctcaccggcttgctgtaacaacggattagatgtatagtgtggatgatgatgtttgcagagaacagtagaacgagtattgcagtagattgtattcgatgtaaaagaatggaccgg
It includes:
- the LOC127295425 gene encoding uncharacterized protein isoform X1, yielding MAMPTFHLAPDLPPVSRLCFGTMTMGEQSGPPESLRLLDAAFDAGVNFFDSAEMYPVPQRRETHGRSEELVGRWLRARRVPRDSVVLATKVAGPSGQMTWIRGGPAALDSRNITEAIDSSLCRLGVDYIDLYQIHWPDRYVPMFGETDYDPSRQYAYVPMEEQLEALGKGIDAGKIRYIGLSNETPYGLMKFLELSRDFQLRSKIITVQNSYNLMCRNFDAGLSECCHQERINLLAYSPMAMGILSGKYHSPDDNGPPDARMNLFKGRYSEGESRYNLQNPKLESAVKEYKRISAKYDISPAMLAIAFVLRHPLVGSAVFGATKLWQLDEVLQSTKIHLCEEIVVEINDVHARFPNPCP
- the LOC127295425 gene encoding uncharacterized protein isoform X2, with amino-acid sequence MAMPTFHLAPDLPPVSRLCFGTMTMGEQSGPPESLRLLDAAFDAGVNFFDSAEMYPVPQRRETHGRSEELVGRWLRARRVPRDSVVLATKVAGPSGQMTWIRGGPAALDSRNITEAIDSSLCRLGVDYIDLYQIHWPDRYVPMFGETDYDPSRQYAYVPMEEQLEALGKGIDAGKNSYNLMCRNFDAGLSECCHQERINLLAYSPMAMGILSGKYHSPDDNGPPDARMNLFKGRYSEGESRYNLQNPKLESAVKEYKRISAKYDISPAMLAIAFVLRHPLVGSAVFGATKLWQLDEVLQSTKIHLCEEIVVEINDVHARFPNPCP